One Thermoanaerobaculia bacterium DNA segment encodes these proteins:
- a CDS encoding protein kinase, which yields MSLRAGAKLGPYEILAPLGAGGMGEVYRARDSRLNRDVAIKVLPERFTQDSDALARFEREARAVAALSHPNILGIFDFAREGADVYAVTELLEGRSLREEIEAGPLPSRRAVDYAIQIARGLAAAHEKGIVHRDLKPDNVFVTRDGRVKILDFGLAKRVAVPSDVSAAATASNLTDPGTVMGTVGYMSPEQVRGRETDQRTDIFSFGAILYEMLSGRPAFKRDTAADTTSAILNQEPPELAETGRNVSPALDRIVRHCLEKNPERRFGSAGDIAFDLEAFAQGSASSAASHPAGRVRAAVGRNALIAVLALAIPAAVLVTRRLSRPTPFAFHRLTFSRGTITGARFAADGQTIVYSAAWNGNPSKLFSTHLTNPGSSPLDVPDATLIAISTSNELAVGLHMQPVNSLYSAGTLARVPLSGGLPREVLDDVAFADWAPDGSELAVVHIVGGKTRVEYPIGKVLYETGGWVSHIRFSPDGKLLAFLDHPASSDGGTVSVMDLSGKKRDLAGGWESAEGLAWMPGGRGIYATGTRFGSASKVYQFTLSGKEQLLLPTPGSVRMLDVSRDGRMLASEDDWRAEISALGPGQTKERDLSNLDYGQVRFITPDGSLISMDESGEGGGEDGAVFIRKTDGSPALRLGAGSAGGLSPDGKWLASGNNDGTQLVLFPTGAGQPVVMPCGTMNCAFPQFLPDGKRLVFLGVEPGKGRKIFIREVPAGAPRAISPEGVAFTTVLTPSPDGKWIAALGRDGRPTVFPVDGGAPRPVPGTEPREAPMQWTPDGRVLYVTHSLGSRLQVFKVDVESGRRELWKEISAPDPAGVNTLLRIFPTPDGRAYAYTYIRLLSTLFEVDRVR from the coding sequence ATGAGTCTGCGAGCCGGCGCAAAACTCGGGCCCTACGAGATCCTCGCCCCGCTGGGGGCGGGCGGAATGGGCGAAGTCTACCGGGCCCGCGACTCGCGGCTGAACCGCGACGTCGCGATCAAGGTGCTCCCGGAGCGATTCACGCAGGACTCCGACGCCCTCGCCCGCTTCGAACGCGAGGCCCGCGCCGTCGCGGCGCTTTCGCACCCGAACATTCTCGGCATCTTCGACTTCGCCCGCGAGGGCGCGGATGTCTACGCCGTCACGGAGCTGCTCGAAGGGAGGTCGCTCCGGGAGGAGATCGAAGCCGGTCCGCTCCCTTCCCGCCGGGCGGTCGACTACGCCATCCAGATCGCGCGCGGCCTCGCGGCGGCCCACGAGAAGGGAATCGTCCACCGGGACTTGAAGCCCGACAACGTCTTCGTGACGCGCGACGGCCGGGTCAAGATCCTGGACTTCGGCCTCGCCAAGAGGGTGGCCGTTCCGTCCGACGTCTCCGCGGCGGCGACCGCCTCGAATCTGACCGATCCGGGAACCGTCATGGGCACGGTCGGGTACATGTCTCCGGAACAGGTGCGGGGCCGCGAGACGGACCAGCGGACCGACATTTTCAGCTTCGGCGCGATCCTCTACGAGATGCTCTCGGGCCGGCCGGCGTTCAAGCGCGACACGGCGGCCGACACGACCTCCGCCATCCTGAACCAGGAACCGCCCGAGCTCGCGGAAACGGGCCGCAACGTCTCGCCCGCGCTCGACCGGATCGTGCGGCACTGCCTCGAGAAGAACCCGGAGCGCCGGTTCGGATCGGCGGGCGACATCGCGTTCGATCTCGAGGCGTTCGCCCAGGGCTCGGCGTCGTCGGCGGCGTCGCATCCCGCGGGACGCGTCCGCGCGGCCGTCGGGCGCAACGCCCTCATCGCCGTCCTCGCGCTCGCGATCCCGGCGGCGGTGCTCGTGACGCGGCGCCTCTCGCGGCCCACGCCGTTCGCGTTCCACCGCCTGACGTTCTCCCGCGGCACGATCACCGGCGCCCGCTTCGCGGCGGACGGCCAGACGATCGTCTACAGCGCGGCCTGGAACGGCAACCCGTCGAAGCTCTTTTCGACCCATCTGACCAATCCCGGCTCGAGTCCGCTCGACGTCCCCGACGCCACGCTCATCGCGATCTCGACATCGAACGAGCTCGCCGTCGGCCTGCACATGCAGCCGGTGAATTCCCTCTACTCCGCCGGAACGCTCGCCCGCGTCCCGCTCTCCGGGGGCCTGCCCCGCGAGGTTCTCGACGACGTGGCGTTCGCCGACTGGGCGCCGGACGGATCCGAGCTCGCCGTCGTTCACATCGTCGGCGGCAAGACGCGCGTCGAATATCCGATCGGCAAGGTCCTCTACGAGACCGGAGGCTGGGTGAGCCATATCCGGTTCTCGCCCGACGGGAAGCTGCTCGCGTTCCTCGATCATCCCGCGTCGAGCGACGGAGGAACCGTGTCGGTGATGGATCTCTCGGGCAAGAAGAGAGATCTCGCGGGCGGGTGGGAGAGCGCCGAGGGCCTGGCCTGGATGCCGGGCGGCCGGGGGATCTACGCGACCGGAACGCGGTTCGGATCGGCGTCGAAGGTCTACCAGTTCACGCTTTCGGGGAAAGAGCAGCTGCTGCTTCCGACTCCCGGCTCCGTCCGGATGCTCGACGTCTCCCGCGACGGCCGCATGCTCGCTTCCGAGGACGACTGGCGCGCCGAGATCTCGGCGCTCGGCCCGGGCCAGACGAAAGAACGCGATCTTTCGAACCTCGACTACGGCCAGGTGCGCTTCATCACGCCGGACGGCTCGCTGATCTCCATGGACGAGTCGGGCGAGGGAGGCGGCGAAGACGGGGCCGTGTTCATCCGCAAGACGGACGGATCGCCCGCCCTGCGCCTCGGCGCCGGTTCGGCCGGCGGCCTCTCGCCCGACGGAAAGTGGCTCGCTTCCGGCAACAACGACGGCACGCAGCTCGTTCTCTTCCCCACCGGGGCCGGCCAGCCGGTCGTGATGCCGTGCGGAACCATGAACTGCGCCTTTCCGCAATTTCTGCCCGACGGGAAGCGCCTCGTCTTCCTGGGCGTCGAGCCGGGTAAAGGGAGAAAGATCTTCATCCGGGAAGTTCCCGCCGGCGCGCCGCGCGCGATCTCTCCGGAAGGCGTCGCGTTCACCACCGTGCTCACGCCCTCTCCGGACGGAAAGTGGATCGCGGCGCTCGGCCGCGACGGGCGACCGACGGTCTTTCCGGTCGACGGCGGAGCGCCGCGGCCGGTCCCGGGAACGGAGCCGCGCGAGGCGCCGATGCAGTGGACGCCCGACGGCCGCGTGCTCTACGTCACGCATTCCCTCGGGTCCCGGCTCCAGGTCTTCAAGGTCGACGTCGAGAGTGGCCGGCGAGAGCTGTGGAAAGAGATTTCCGCGCCCGATCCCGCCGGCGTGAACACGCTGCTGCGCATCTTCCCGACGCCCGACGGCCGGGCGTACGCCTACACGTACATCCGGCTCCTTTCGACGCTTTTCGAGGTGGATCGAGTGCGATGA
- a CDS encoding peptidylprolyl isomerase, which yields MMRLAGTLTFFAAAALGAAPSAPPPPAPPAPAAKPAAPTSADVLAASKPSDWRPIPPENTLYLELASGRVVIELAPAFAPEHFANIVKLVREKYFDGLAIVRSQDNYVVQWGDPNGDDKAKARSLGSARAELPGELTKSGGAPIPFTPLAGPDGYAPEAGFSDGFPAGRDPKTGEAWLAHCYGMVGVGRGDDPRSGNGSELYVVIGNAPRHLDRNITVVGRVVQGIELLSTLPRGSGPLGFYDKPSQFVPIRSLRMASDVPAAERTTLEALRTDTPTFAAWVESRRNRRESWFIRPAGYVELCNVPLPVRPVQTGK from the coding sequence ATGATGCGACTTGCCGGCACCCTGACCTTCTTCGCGGCCGCCGCTCTGGGAGCCGCGCCGAGCGCCCCGCCGCCCCCGGCCCCGCCGGCGCCCGCCGCGAAACCCGCCGCTCCGACGAGCGCCGACGTCCTCGCCGCCTCGAAGCCTTCCGACTGGCGGCCGATCCCGCCGGAGAACACGCTCTACCTCGAGCTGGCCTCCGGGCGGGTCGTGATCGAGCTCGCCCCGGCCTTCGCTCCCGAGCATTTCGCCAACATCGTGAAGCTCGTCCGCGAGAAATATTTCGACGGGCTCGCGATCGTGCGCTCCCAGGACAACTACGTCGTCCAGTGGGGCGACCCGAACGGCGACGACAAGGCGAAAGCGCGATCCCTCGGTTCCGCCAGGGCGGAGCTCCCGGGCGAGCTCACGAAGTCCGGAGGAGCGCCGATTCCGTTCACTCCGCTCGCCGGACCCGACGGCTACGCTCCGGAAGCGGGGTTCTCCGACGGATTCCCGGCCGGCCGCGATCCGAAGACGGGAGAGGCCTGGCTCGCGCACTGCTACGGAATGGTCGGCGTCGGCCGCGGGGACGACCCCCGGAGCGGCAACGGAAGCGAGCTCTACGTCGTGATCGGGAACGCGCCGCGCCACCTCGACCGCAACATCACGGTCGTCGGCCGGGTCGTGCAGGGGATCGAGCTGCTCTCGACGCTCCCCCGCGGCTCGGGCCCGCTCGGTTTCTACGACAAGCCCTCGCAGTTCGTCCCGATCCGCTCCCTCCGAATGGCCTCGGACGTGCCCGCCGCGGAACGCACGACCCTCGAGGCGCTCCGCACCGACACGCCGACCTTCGCGGCCTGGGTCGAGTCGCGT